Proteins encoded within one genomic window of Tachysurus vachellii isolate PV-2020 chromosome 16, HZAU_Pvac_v1, whole genome shotgun sequence:
- the LOC132858868 gene encoding E3 ubiquitin-protein ligase TRIM39-like, whose amino-acid sequence MAESSSQTGSRKRGNMEEPELFSHDSSSLLSRDLLLCPICVDVLTDPVTTPCGHNLCKSCLTLCWDMNQHCRCPLCNKKFTKRPELKINTTLREVADRFKKKSGSDKPEVLCDACSGEKLKALKSCLDCGLSLCKIHLEPHYHIPKLKKHKLINPVENLVANICQKHERVQDRLKKIKDIKHSVEQSKRSTEKEKADSVKVFTALIRSIERSQAELLEMMEEKQKAAERKAEGLIKELEQEISVLKRRDTELERLSHTEKHLHLLQIYFYMCSPPHTKNWTEISINTDVSLDTVTTALSQLQQTLNEKLSKSVTDKLKETVSTELKRIQQYAVDVTLDPDTAHPELILSADGKQVTDGDKRQNLPDTPQRFNRCICVLGKQSFSSGRFYYEVQVRGKTDWSLGVVRENINRKRKITPTPQNGFWTVILRNENQYKACAGPSVRLRLREVEVVGVFVDYEEGLVSFYDVKSRSHIYSFAGQTFTEELYPYFSPGLNEGGKNSAPLIISPVFKTE is encoded by the exons ATGGCTGAATCTTCATCACAAACAGGAAGCAGAAAAAGGGGAAACATGGAAGAACCAGAATTAT ttTCTCATGACTCCAGCAGTCTCCTGTCTAGAGATCTTCTGCTGTGTCCGATCTGTGTGGATGTGCTCACTGATCCAGTCACCACTCCATGTGGACACAACCTCTGTAAGAGCTGCCTTACACTGTGCTGGGACATGAATCAACACTGTCGCTGTCCATTATGTAACAAGAAATTCACCAAGAGACCTGAACTGAAGATTAATACAACACTGAGAGAGGTTGCAGATCGATTCAAGAAGAAAAGTGGTTCTGACAAACCTGAGGTTCTTTGTGATGCCTGCAGTGGAGAGAAGCTGAAGGCCCTAAAATCCTGTCTGGATTGTGGACTGAGTTTATGTAAAATTCATTTAGAGCCACATTATCATATTCCAAAACTtaagaaacacaaactaataaacCCTGTGGAGAACCTGGTGGCCAACATATGCCAGAAACATGAGAGAGTTCAGGACCGACTGAAGAAGATAAAAGATATCAAACACTCAGTAGAACAAAGCAAA agaagcacagagaaagagaaagcagacagtgTTAAAGTCTTCACTGCTCTGATTCGCTCCATTGAGAGAAGTCAGGCTGAGCTGCTGGAGatgatggaggagaagcagaaagcagcagagaggAAGGCTGAAGGACTCATTAaagagctggagcaggaaatcagtgtgctaaagaggagagacactgagctggagcggctctcacacactgagaagcatctccacctcctacag ATTTACTTCTACATGTGCAGCCCTCCACACACCAAGAACTGGACTGAGATCAGCATTAACACTGATGTGAGTCTGGACACTGTGACGAcagctctgtctcagcttcagcaGACTCTGAATGAGAAACTCAGTAAATCAGTCACTGACAAGTTAAAGGAAACAG tttccacagaactgaagaggattcagcagtatgcag tggatgtgactctggatcctgatacagctcatcctgaactcatcctgtctgctgatggaaaacaagtgacagatggagacaaaagacagaatctCCCTGATACACCACAGAGGTTTAATCGGTGTATCTGTGTTCTGGGAAAGCAAAGTTtctcctcagggagattttattatgaggtgcaggtcagagggAAAACTGACTGGTCATTAGGAGTCGTGAGagagaacattaacaggaagaggaagattaCACCGACTCCTCAGAATGGATTCTGGACTGTGATCCTGAGGAATGAGAATCAGTATAAGGCTTGTGCTGGTCCCTCTGTCCGCCTCAGACTGAGAGAGGTGGAggttgtgggggtgtttgtggactatgaggagggtctggtctccttttatgatgtgaagtccagatctcatatctactctttcgctggtcagactttcactgagGAACTCTATCCATACTTCAGTCCTGGTTTAAATGAAGGAGGTaaaaattcagcaccactgatcatctctcctgtatttaagactgaataa